In a single window of the Cucumis melo cultivar AY chromosome 11, USDA_Cmelo_AY_1.0, whole genome shotgun sequence genome:
- the LOC127143913 gene encoding uncharacterized mitochondrial protein AtMg00810-like: MKSEFEMSLVGELSCFLGLQVKQRSEGIFISQEKYAKNIVNKFGLNRSQYKRTPAATHAKITKDSIGTAVDHKLCRSMIGSLLYLTTSRPDIAYAVGIYARYQLDPHISYLNAVKQIIKYVHGTTNFRILYSYDTSSELVGYCDAD; encoded by the coding sequence ATGAAATCAGAGTTCGAAATGAGCTTAGTAGGTGAACTGTCTTGCTTTCTGGGGTTGCAGGTCAAACAGAGAAGTGAAGGTATATTTATATCGCAAGAAAAGTATGCCAAGAACATAGTCAACAAGTTTGGTCTGAATCGGTCACAATACAAAAGGACTCCAGCTGCGACACATGCTAAAATTACCAAGGATAGTATTGGTACTGCAGTAGATCATAAACTGTGCAGGAGCATGATTGGAAGCCTTTTATATTTAACGACAAGCAGACCGGATATTGCCTATGCTGTTGGAATATATGCTCGATATCAGTTAGATCCTCATATCTCTTACTTGAATGCAGTTAAACAAATAATCAAATATGTTCACGGAACAACCAATTTCAGAATTCTGTATTCTTACGATACATCTTCTGAACTGGTGGGATATTGTGATGCTGACTAG
- the LOC103496003 gene encoding acyl-coenzyme A oxidase 3, peroxisomal-like: MERVSWRTQVLSNHLLPQQSPSLLSPNPCLQFSPPELSERFSFDIVEMRNLLDGHNLPDRDWIFGLMVQSKLFNPFQSGGRVFVSPDYNQSMQQQREMTMKRIEYLLDNGVFKGWLTDNGIEAAWRKFALFEAIGIYDHSLAIKLGVHFHLWGGAIQFFGTKRHHDAWLKNTENYAIRGCFAMSELGHGSNVRGIETVTKYDSSTGEFVINTPCESAQKYWIGGAANHATHAIVFSQLDINGKNEGVHAFIAQIRDVDGNICPNVRIADCGHKLCLNGVDNGRIWFDNVRVPRENLLNSVADVSVEGKYISATDDPDKRFAAFMAPLTSGRVTISLSAIYSAKIGLAIAIRYSLTRRAFSLTPNGPEIQLLDYPSHQKRLLPLLAKTYAMSFAAIELKNIYVKRTPESVKTLHIVSSAFKATFTWHNIRSLQECREACGGQGLKTENRIGQLISEFDVQSTFEGDNNVLMQQVSKALLAEFIAAKKTNKPFKGLGLEHMNEACPVIPSKLTSSVLRSCQFQTDAFCLRERDLLNLLAAEVSRYVSLGNSKEYAIIQSFLVAEDLGRAFSEKAILLYFIKVENSVPSGSIKNVLGLLRSMYALICLEEDASFLRYGYLSPENIAAVRQEVKKLCGEIRPHALALVSSFGIPDAFLAPIAYNWVESNSWSSVQQKEGHC; the protein is encoded by the exons ATGGAGCGTGTTTCTTGGAGAACTCAGGTCCTTTCtaatcatcttcttcctcagcAATCACCTTCTCTCCTCAGCCCTAATCCATGTCTCCAATTCTCCCCTCCAGAGCTTTCCGAACGCTTTTCCTTCGACATCGTAGAGATGCGGAACCTCCTGGATGGGCATAATCTTCCGGACCGGGATTGGATTTTTGGCCTCATGGTGCAGAGCAAGCTGTTCAATCCCTTCCAATCTGGCGGCCGAGTCTTTGTTTCACCTGATTATAATCAATCCATGCAGCAGCAGAGGGAGATGACGATGAAGCGGATTGAGTACTTATTGGATAATGGCGTTTTTAAGGGTTGGCTTACTGATAATGGAATTGAAGCTGCGTGGAGGAAGTTTGCGCTGTTTGAGGCTATTGGGATTTATGATCACTCTCTCGCTATTAAGCTTGGAGTTCATTTCCACCTATG GGGTGGAGCTATCCAATTCTTTGGGACAAAGCGTCATCATGATGCATGGTTAAAGAACACAGAAAATTATGCGATCAGGGGTTGCTTTGCAATGTCTGAGCTCGGTCATGGAAGTAAT GTTCGAGGAATTGAAACAGTGACCAAATATGACTCAAGCACTGGAGAATTTGTTATTAACACCCCCTGTGAGTCAGCCCAGAAGTACTGGATTGGCGGGGCAGCCAAT CATGCAACACATGCTATAGTCTTTTCGCAGCTTGACATAAATGGGAAAAATGAAGGTGTCCATGCTTTTATAGCCCAGATCAGGGATGTAGATGGTAATATCTGTCCAAACGTACGTATAGCAGATTGTGGTCATAAACTTTGTTTGAATGGGGTTGATAATGGGCGGATTTG GTTTGACAATGTGAGAGTTCCAAGAGAGAATTTGTTGAATTCAGTAGCTGATGTTTCAGTAGAAGGGAAATATATAAGTGCTACAGATGACCCGGACAAG AGATTTGCAGCATTTATGGCACCTTTGACATCTGGTCGGGTAACCATTTCCCTTTCCGCAATTTATTCAGCAAAG ATTGGTTTAGCAATTGCTATAAGATACTCATTAACAAGGAGAGCCTTCTCACTTACACCAAACGGGCCTGAAATCCAATTGCTAGACTACCCTAGTCACCAAAAGCGATTGCTGCCTCTTCTTGCTAAGAC ATATGCTATGAGTTTTGCTGCAATTGAATTGAAAAACATCTACGTGAAGAGAACACCTGAATCTGTCAAAACTTTGCACATTGTTTCAAGTGCATTTAAAGCAACATTTACCTGGCATAATATCAGATCACTTCAG GAATGTCGTGAAGCGTGTGGAGGCCAAGGCCTGAAGACTGAAAATCGAATTGGCCAACTGATATCTGAATTTGATGTTCAGTCTACATTTGAAGGTGACAATAACGTCCTAATGCAGCAG GTGAGCAAGGCACTCCTTGCTGAGTTCATAGCAGCTAAGAAGACAAACAAGCCATTTAAAGGGTTGGGATTAGAACACATGAATGAGGCCTGCCCTGTCATTCCTTCTAAGCTTACAAGTTCTGTCCTCAGGAGCTGTCAGTTCCAG ACCGATGCATTTTGTTTGAGAGAGCGAGATTTATTGAATCTTTTAGCAGCTGAAGTATCTCGATACGTATCACTGGGCAACAGCAAAGAATATGCCATCATTCAG AGCTTTCTGGTTGCAGAAGACTTAGGCAGAGCTTTCTCTGAGAAAGCCatattgctttattttatcaAAGTTGAAAATAGTGTACCCTCAGGTTCGATAAAG AACGTTTTAGGTCTTCTGAGATCCATGTATGCCTTGATCTGCTTGGAGGAAGATGCTTCCTTTCTCCGCTATGGTTATTTATCACCAGAAAATATAGCTGCAGTGAGGCAGGAAGTGAAGAAACTTTGCGGTGAAATACGACCTCATGCTCTAGCACTCGTCAGCTCCTTCGGCATACCTGATGCTTTCCTGGCTCCTATAGCATACAACTGGGTAGAGTCCAATTCTTGGTCTTCGGTGCAGCAAAAGGAAGGGCACTGCTGA
- the LOC103496002 gene encoding transcription factor VOZ1-like yields MPKGMKSKCQSTSHLLLKEKAKNRVNDLQGIFTNLQNARKESRTTDVAVLEEQVHQMLREWNAELHEPSPASSFVEGSLGSFSQELARLLEHCDEQDDATSTLAESKAEPELHCVLGSNPSNFVQDGFCISELQQDSFFGFEECKVSPLDLQNYSFYKSDMATQSNCQSFKLDQNLKQTTVVSKDDMSTLNCHILNSHPEFDYGVLIGPSDVGDFSQDTKPSILPNIAPPPSAFMGPICALWDCFRPAQGSKWCQDYCSSCHSVLAINEGLPGMIPILRPGGIGFKDGPLFAALQAKTQAKEVGIPICDGAATRKSPWNAPELFDITFLEGETIREWLYFDKPRRAFESGNRKQRSLPDYSGRGWHESRKLVMKEFGGQKKSYYMDPQPSSTLEWHLYEYDITNYDSFALYRLELKHTDTKKSPKGKLAADPLADLQKKMGRLTAEGPVELGQQVKGKMTTKTNNKV; encoded by the exons ATGCCGAAGGGTATGAAGAGTAAATGTCAATCTACTTCTCATCTGCTTTTGAAGGAAAAAGCAAAGAACCGTGTTAATGACCTTCAAGGGATATTCACTAATCTTCAAAATGCAAGGAAGGAGAGTCGTACTACTGACGTTGCTGTCTTGGAGGAGCAAGTCCATCAGATGCTCAGGGAGTGGAATGCTGAGCTGCATGAACCTTCACCTGCATCTTCATTTGTT GAGGGTAGTCTTGGATCATTCTCACAAGAGTTAGCCCGTCTTCTTGAGCATTGTGATGAGCAAGATGATGCCACTAGTACATTGGCTGAATCAAAGGCTGAACCTGAACTCCACTGCGTTCTTGGCAGCAATCCGTCAAATTTTGTACAG GATGGTTTTTGTATTTCAGAGCTCCAACAAGATAGTTTTTTCGGATTTGAGGAGTGCAAAGTGTCTCCTCTAGATCTTCAGAATTATTCATTTTACAAATCGGACATGGCTACTCAGTCTAATTGTCAAAGTTTCAAATTAGATCAAAACTTAAAGCAGACCACAGTGGTCAGTAAGGATGATATGTCTACTTTGAATTGCCATATACTGAACTCACATCCAGAGTTTGACTATGGGGTTCTCATTGGGCCATCGGATGTGGGAGACTTTAGTCAGGACACAAAGCCCAGTATTCTCCCAAATATTGCACCCCCACCATCTGCTTTTATGGGCCCGATATGTGCTCTCTGGGATTGTTTCAGACCTGCTCAAGGATCTAAATGGTGTCAGGACTATTGCAGTAGCTGTCATTCTGTTCTTGCTATAAACGAAGGCCTTCCTGGAATGATTCCAATATTGCGTCCTGGGGGAATTGGCTTTAAGGATGGTCCTTTGTTTGCTGCTCTTCAGGCGAAGACACAAGCCAAAGAAGTTGGAATACCCATATGTGATGGTGCTGCAACAAGGAAATCTCCATGGAATGCTCCTG AACTTTTTGATATTACATTCCTTGAGGGGGAAACAATCAGGGAATGGCTCTACTTCGACAAGCCTAGACGAGCCTTTGAGAGTGGCAATCGAAAGCAAAGGTCATTGCCAGATTATAGTGGCCGTGGTTGGCATGAATCAAGGAAGCTAGTGATGAAGGAGTTTGGTGGTCAGAAGAAGTCTTATTACATGGATCCACAGCCATCAAGCACTCTTGAATGGCATTTGTACGAGTATGATATCACCAATTATGATTCATTCGCATTATATAGGCTGGAACTCAAACATACTGATACAAAGAAGAGTCCAAAGGGAAAATTGGCAGCGGATCCTTTGGCTGATCTGCAGAAGAAGATGGGAAGGCTTACAGCAGAGGGCCCTGTTGAGCTTGGACAACAAGTTAAAGGCAAGATGACGACGAAGACAAATAATAAAGTCTGA